One part of the Raphanus sativus cultivar WK10039 chromosome 7, ASM80110v3, whole genome shotgun sequence genome encodes these proteins:
- the LOC108818358 gene encoding protein BRASSINAZOLE-RESISTANT 1: protein MTSDGATSTTSAAAAAAAAAARRKPSWRERENNRRRERRRRAVAAKIYTGLRAQGDYNLPKHCDNNEVLKALCSEAGWVVEEDGTTYRKGCKPLPGEIAGTSYPYSSQNQSPLSSAFQSPIPSYQVSPSSSSFPSPSRCEPNNNSSTFFPFLRNGGIPSSLPSLRISNSCPVTPPLSSPTSKNPKPLPNWDTIAKQSMANAKQSMASFNYPFYAVSAPASPTHHRQFHAPATIPECDESDASTVDSGHWISFQKFAQQQPFSGSVVPTSPTFNLVKPPVPQMMSPNAAAFQEIGQSSEFKFENSRVKPWEGEMIHDVGMEDLELTLGNGKARG, encoded by the exons ATGACGTCAGATGGAGCTACGTCGACAACATCAGCAGCAGCTGCAGCTGCAGCGGCAGCAGCAAGGAGGAAACCGTCgtggagagagagggagaacaatcggaggagagagaggaggagaagagcCGTGGCAGCGAAGATATACACAGGGCTAAGAGCACAAGGCGATTACAATCTCCCAAAACATTGCGATAACAATGAGGTCCTCAAGGCTCTCTGTTCTGAAGCTGGTTGGGTTGTTGAAGAAGATGGCACCACTTATCGCAAG GGATGCAAGCCTCTACCTGGTGAGATAGCTGGGACGTCGTATCCTTACTCATCTCAAAACCAAAGCCCTCTTTCTTCTGCCTTTCAAAGTCCCATTCCTTCTTACCAAGTCAGCCCTTCTTCCTCATCTTTCCCCAGTCCTTCTCGTTGTGAACCCAACAACAACAGCTCCACCTTCTTCCCCTTCCTCCGAAACGGTGGCATTCCATCCTCTCTTCCTTCCCTCAGAATCTCAAACAGCTGCCCCGTCACTCCGCCGCTCTCATCTCCAACTTCCAAGAACCCTAAACCTTTACCCAACTGGGATACTATTGCTAAGCAGTCAATGGCCAACGCTAAACAATCAATGGCGTCTTTTAACTACCCTTTCTATGCGGTTTCTGCACCCGCTAGTCCCACTCATCATCGCCAGTTTCATGCTCCGGCTACTATACCTGAATGTGATGAGTCTGATGCGTCAACTGTTGACTCTGGTCATTGGATAAGCTTTCAGAAGTTTGCTCAACAGCAGCCTTTCTCTGGCTCTGTGGTGCCAACATCTCCTACCTTCAATCTTGTGAAACCCCCTGTGCCTCAGATGATGTCTCCAAATGCTGCTGCGTTTCAAGAGATTGGTCAAAGCTCTGAGTTTAAATTTGAGAATAGCCGAGTTAAGCCATGGGAAGGAGAGATGATACATGATGTTGGTATGGAGGATCTGGAGCTTACACTTGGAAACGGTAAGGCTCGTGGTTGA
- the LOC108818356 gene encoding LOW QUALITY PROTEIN: J domain-containing protein required for chloroplast accumulation response 1-like (The sequence of the model RefSeq protein was modified relative to this genomic sequence to represent the inferred CDS: substituted 1 base at 1 genomic stop codon), with the protein MQTFPSSETVLLPSTSPPLLRNPSGDDVDIDFRDVFGGPPKRRSKVNELGRHSFSDTALRRLDFMVDNRALVPRDDLWDGSDEKPVFGEDTSIRRRFTADDFFDDIFGANGSSSSSPLPGSRILSPAQPIPHEAEPPARQVKATEIPTFGSATRSSSKSNETASSSPLSRTSDMAGSAAKSGPKVVVTGKGRQFHFSIYKWTNNGVPVVIWGSSRLSSMAKAEQTAPSDLQSTTFEKAGKDKAGVSGLSGLTEEKKTSQKRPGVQKVEEKTEIASTLKHAFSGDVLKAHEASVKPLHSCLDDKDERQGEDMVXEREVRKEKIKSKNMRSSAGDSRIKREAQDTRSSPMPDKASFASTAAAPEVGKDGVKGKVMDFVKIFSQGGESLGQSSRWRAPVTGIKKEGANTKETVNISDQQKKPIPEIPAMDRDQKPSQATQKKVPDRVSVNSNKPSGATEQELRQESSTTNTTSEDIDEPIHVNLLVEDITQDEKNDAEEIQNIDAKIRKWSSGKSGNIRSLLSTLQYILWPGSGWKAVPLMDLIEGNAVRKSYQRALLILHPDKLQQKGASDNQKYTADKVFELLQEAWDHFNTLGPV; encoded by the exons ATGCAGACATTTCCAAGCTCAGAAACCGTTCTACTACCCTCGACCTCACCACCTCTGCTGCGTAATCCCAGCGGTGATGACGTGGACATCGATTTCAGGGATGTCTTCGGTGGTCCGCCTAAGAGACGGTCCAAAGTTAACGAACTCGGTCGACATAGCTTCAGTGATACAGCTCTCAGGCGGCTTGACTTCATGGTCGACAACAGAGCGCTGGTCCCGCGAGATGACCTTTGGGATGGAAGTGACGAGAAGCCTGTTTTCGGGGAAGACACATCCATCCGCCGTCGTTTCACCGCTGACGATTTCTTCGACGATATTTTTGGAGCGAATggatcttcatcatcatcaccacttCCGGGTTCCCGGATCCTTAGCCCGGCTCAGCCTATCCCTCACGAAGCCGAACCTCCTGCAAGACAAGTCAAAGCGACAGAGATTCCCACGTTTGGTTCAGCTACACGGAGTTCGAGCAAGAGCAATGAAACTGCCTCGAGCTCGCCTTTGTCAAGAACTTCCGATATGGCAGGCTCTGCTGCCAAATCAGGTCCAAAAGTCGTTGTTACTGGGAAAGGCAGGCAGTTTCACTTCTCCATCTACAAGTGGACTAATAATGGAGTTCCCGTTGTCATTTGGGGCAGTTCTAGATTGAGCTCTATGGCTAAAGCTGAGCAGACAGCACCGAGTGATTTGCAGTCTACTACTTTTGAGAAGGCTGGTAAAGATAAAGCAGGAGTTAGTGGGTTATCTGGTTTGACAGAGGAAAAGAAGACCTCGCAAAAGCGTCCTGGTGTTCAGAAAGTGGAGGAGAAAACAGAAATTGCTTCAACGTTGAAACATGCCTTCTCTGGGGATGTCTTGAAAGCGCATGAGGCTAGTGTGAAACCTCTACATTCATGTTTAGATGATAAGGATGAGAGGCAAG GTGAGGATATGGTGTGAGAGAGAGaagtgagaaaagaaaaaataaaatctaagaacatgCGAAGCTCTGCTGGAGATTCAAGAATCAAAAGGGAAGCACAAGACACCAGAAGTAGCCCGATGCCTGATAAAGCCAGCTTCGCAAGTACAGCCGCAGCACCAGAAGTTGGCAAAGATGGAGTCAAAGGAAAAGTGATGGACTTTGTTAAGATTTTTAGTCAAGGTGGGGAATCTCTTGGACAAAGCTCTAGATGGAGAGCTCCCGTCACTGGTATCAAGAAAGAGGGAGCTAATACCAAAGAAACTGTAAACATTTCTGATCAACAAAAGAAACCGATTCCAGAAATCCCAGCTATG GATCGTGACCAGAAACCTTCACAGGCAACTCAGAAAAAGGTTCCAGATCGAGTGAGTGTAAACAGTAATAAGCCTAGTGGTGCTACTGAGCAAGAGTTGAGGCAGGAATCCAGCACAA CAAATACTACCTCAGAAGATATAGACGAGCCCATCCATGTTAATCTCCTG GTGGAGGATATAACAcaagatgagaaaaatgatGCTGAAGAAATCCAG AACATCGATGCTAAAATCCGAAAGTGGTCAAGCGGAAAGAGTGGAAACATTCGGTCTCTCTTGTCCACGCTGCAGTAT ATTCTTTGGCCCGGGAGTGGATGGAAGGCGGTTCCACTTATGGACTTGATAGAAGGAAACGCTGTTCGAAAATCGTACCAGAGGGCGTTACTAATCCTTCATCCAGATAAGTTACAACAGAAGGGTGCTTCTGACAACCAGAAATACACGGCTGACAAAGTTTTCGAGTTATTAcag GAAGCATGGGACCATTTCAACACTCTCGGACCGGTTTAA
- the LOC108817211 gene encoding arabinosyltransferase RRA2, which produces MAGRRGDRLHQVRGCRIAIAILVGILIGCICTVLFPDGFFNSGSSFTVNEQRLSQSTTSSKVGQASCESSERVKMLKSDFALISAKNAQLRKQVRELTEKVRLAEQDRENARKQVLVLGTEIKAGAFGTVKSLRTNPTVIPDESVNPRLAKLLEKVAVNKEIIVVLANSNVKPMLELQIASVKRVGIQNYLVVALDDSIEKFCQSNQVAYYTRDPDKAVDLVGKSGGSHAVSGLKFRVLREFLQLGYSVLLSDVDIVFLQNPFGHLYRDSDVESMSDGHDNSTAYGFDNGFDEPSMGWARYAHTMRIWVFNSGFFYLRPTLPSIELLDRVADTLSKEDAWDQAVFNEQLFYPSHPGYTGLHASKRVMDMYEFMNSKVLFKTVRKNRELKKLKPVIVHLNYHPDKLDRMQAVVEFYVNGKQDALDSFPDGSER; this is translated from the exons ATGGCGGGTCGTAGAGGAGACAGACTCCATCAAGTCCGCGGATGTAGAATAGCGATCGCCATCCTCGTCGGAATCCTCATCGGCTGCATCTGCACCGTCTTGTTCCCAGATGGCTTCTTCAACTCGGGATCATCTTTTACAGTAAACGAGCAACGCCTTTCGCAATCAACGACCTCTTCTAAG GTTGGACAGGCTTCATGTGAGTCGTCTGAACGGGTCAAAATGCTCAAATCAGATTTTGCATTGATCTCTGCAAAGAACGCCCAGTTGAGGAAGCAGGTCAGAGAGCTTACGGAAAAGGTACGGTTAGCTGAACAAGATAGAGAGAATGCAAGGAAACAAGTCTTAGTTTTGGGAACTGAGATCAAGGCTGGAGCTTTTGGAACCGTCAAGAGTCTCAGAACTAACCCAACCGTGATCCCTGACGAGTCTGTTAACCCAAGACTAGCAAAGCTATTAGAGAAAGTAGCTGTTAATAAAGAGATCATTGTGGTTCTTGCAAATTCAAATGTGAAACCAATGTTGGAGTTGCAGATCGCTAGTGTAAAGAGAGTGGGTATACAGAACTACCTGGTTGTCGCGTTGGATGATTCCATAGAAAAGTTCTGTCAATCCAACCAAGTTGCGTATTACACTAGAGATCCAGATAAAGCGGTGGACCTGGTTGGGAAAAGCGGAGGCAGTCACGCTGTCTCAGGGCTGAAGTTCCGCGTCTTGAGGGAGTTCTTGCAGCTTGGTTATAGTGTTCTTCTCTCGGATGTGGACATTGTCTTTCTTCAGAACCCTTTTGGTCATCTCTACAGAGACTCTGACGTAGAGTCCATGAGCGATGGCCATGACAATAGCACAGCTTATGGGTTCGACAACGGGTTTGATGAACCATCCATGGGATGGGCTAGGTATGCTCACACGATGAGGATATGGGTTTTCAACTCCGGCTTCTTCTACCTTAGACCAACTCTTCCTTCAATCGAGCTACTCGATCGCGTGGCAGACACGCTCTCCAAGGAAGATGCATGGGACCAAGCGGTTTTTAATGAGCAACTCTTTTACCCTTCGCATCCCGGGTACACTGGCTTACACGCTTCAAAGAGAGTGATGGATATGTACGAGTTCATGAACAGTAAGGTCCTTTTCAAGACTGTGAGAAAGAATCGTGAACTGAAGAAATTGAAGCCGGTGATTGTTCATCTGAACTACCATCCGGATAAACTCGACCGAATGCAAGCCGTGGTGGAGTTTTATGTTAATGGCAAACAAGACGCCCTTGATAGCTTCCCAGATGGTTCTGAACGATAG
- the LOC108816189 gene encoding pathogenesis-related protein 5-like produces the protein MANLSSIHILLFFMLITNGIVVSATVFTLQNSCPYTVWPGILSGNSNTLGDGGFPLTPGASQQLTAPPGWSGRFWARTGCNFDSSGHGNCVTGDCGGVLKCIGGGVPPTTLAEFTVGSGVSGKDFYDVSLVDGYNVEMGIKPQGGSGDCKYAGCVADVNSVCPNELRIVDPRTGIIAACKSACAAFNSPEFCCTGAHSTPQTCSPTHYSAMFKNACPSAYSYAYDDATSTFTCSGANYLITFCPTRS, from the exons atggcGAACCTCTCCAGTATTCAcattcttctcttcttcatgCTCATCACAA ATGGCATTGTTGTTTCCGCCACCGTCTTCACTTTACAGAACAGTTGTCCTTACACCGTCTGGCCTGGAATCCTCTCCGGCAACAGCAACACCCTCGGCGACGGCGGTTTTCCCCTCACTCCCGGCGCTTCCCAGCAGCTAACCGCTCCTCCGGGATGGTCAGGCCGGTTCTGGGCTCGTACCGGCTGCAACTTCGACTCCTCCGGACACGGCAACTGCGTCACCGGAGACTGCGGCGGCGTTCTCAAATGCATCGGCGGCGGAGTTCCTCCAACCACTCTGGCCGAGTTCACCGTCGGATCAGGCGTCTCCGGCAAGGACTTCTACGACGTGAGTCTCGTCGACGGTTACAACGTCGAGATGGGGATCAAACCGCAAGGAGGCTCCGGCGACTGCAAATACGCAGGCTGCGTCGCCGACGTCAACAGTGTTTGCCCTAACGAGCTTCGGATCGTGGATCCGCGTACGGGAATCATCGCGGCGTGTAAGAGCGCTTGCGCGGCGTTTAATTCGCCGGAGTTCTGTTGTACGGGTGCTCACTCGACGCCGCAAACTTGTTCTCCGACGCATTACTCGGCCATGTTTAAGAACGCTTGTCCTAGCGCTTACAGTTACGCCTATGACGATGCGACAAGTACTTTCACTTGTTCCGGGGCTAACTACTTGATCACTTTCTGCCCTACCCGGTCTTGA
- the LOC108817212 gene encoding protein BUNDLE SHEATH DEFECTIVE 2, chloroplastic-like, which yields MPPLEPIRFLRNSVLVVLGGFVTINVVSAAAIGAFRLATEEKRKKRGSACVACRGKGFYICKVCKGNATIEWSPLYDPVCINPCLCPTCDGHRVQRCLNCLGKGYW from the exons ATGCCGCCACTAGAACCGATTCGATTCTTGAGGAACAGTGTGCTCGTAGTTCTTGGTGGGTTTGTGACCATAAACGTGGTTTCCGCGGCAGCCATTGGTGCTTTTCGACTCGCTACAGAAGAGAAACGGAAGAAGAGGGGGTCGGCTTGTGTAGCGTGTCGTGGGAAAGGGTTTTACATATGCAAAGTGTGCAAAGGGAACGCAACGATTGAATGGTCGCCATTGTATGATCCCGTTTGTATCAATCCATGTCTTTGCCCTACTTGCGATGGTCACAG GGTACAAAGATGTCTCAACTGCTTAGGGAAGGGATACTGGTGA
- the LOC108814891 gene encoding 30S ribosomal protein S9, chloroplastic-like, with amino-acid sequence MALSVSNLASSLSSLSFSSQVSQGRTTLSVPQTNSAFSLPAKSARRASLSVTATVAAPAEVSEDYDTMELKKYVKSRLPGGFAAQKIIGTGRRKCAIARVVLQEGTGKVIINYRDAKEYLQGNPLWLQYVKVPLVTLGYENSYDVFVKAHGGGLSGQAQAITLGVARALLKVSADHRSPLKKEGLLTRDARVVERKKVGLKKARKAPQFSKR; translated from the exons atGGCGTTATCGGTTTCAAACCTCGCCTCTTCTCTCtcgtctctctctttctcctcccAAGTTTCTCAAGGAAGAACCACCCTTTCCGTCCCCCAGACGAACTCGGCGTTCTCACTGCCGGCGAAATCAGCTCGCCGCGCTTCTCTCTCAGTTACCGCCACGGTGGCTGCTCCCGCGGAAGTATCGGAGGATTATGATACAATGGAGCTGAAGAAGTACGTGAAATCTCGGCTTCCGGGAGGTTTCGCAGCTCAGAAGATCATAGGCACGGGGCGGCGTAAGTGCGCCATCGCTCGAGTTGTGCTCCAAGAAGGCACTGGCAAAGTTATCATAAACTATCGCGATGCCAAG GAGTACCTTCAGGGCAACCCACTGTGGCTTCAATACGTTAAAGTGCCGTTAGTGACACTTGGTTACGAGAACAGCTACGACGTGTTTGTGAAAGCTCATGGAGGCGGTCTCTCTGGTCAAGCTCAGGCCATTACTCTCGGAGTTGCTCGTGCCCTCTTGAAGGTAAGTGCTGACCATAGATCGCCTTTGAAGAAGGAAGGTTTGCTCACTAGAGATGCAAGAGTCGTTGAAAGAAAGAAGGTTGGGCTCAAGAAGGCCCGTAAAGCACCACAATTCTCCAAGCGTTAA
- the LOC108814798 gene encoding probable 1-acyl-sn-glycerol-3-phosphate acyltransferase 4, whose translation MEVSGDYDNLKNRPLTPLRILRGLIILLIFLSTAFMFLIYFSPVFALSLRLLSVHQSRKSISLIFGHWLALWPYLFETVNRTTVIFSGDTLPVEKRVLLIANHRTEVDWMYLWNIALRKGCLGYIKYVLKSSLMRLPIFGWGFHILEFIPVERNREVDEPVMLQMLSTFKDPREPLWLALFPEGTDFTDEKCKRSQKFAAEAGLPALSNVLLPKTKGFSVCFEALHNSLDAVYDLTIAYKPRCPSFMDNVFGTEPSEVHIHVRRVLAKEIPANDAESSAWLMDSFQLKDKLLSGFNAQGQFPNQRQGGGEELSILKCVATFGVVISLTGLFIYLTLYSHSCFKAYVGLSFTYLSFATYYKFRPSPLAGCCRGDSSSKEGKEH comes from the exons atggaAGTTAGCGGGGACTATGACAACTTAAAGAACCGCCCCTTGACTCCGCTTAGGATCCTAAGGGGTCTCATCATCTTACTCATCTTCCTCTCCACCGCTTTCATGTTCCTCATCTACTTCTCACCCGTCTTCGCTCTCTCCTTACGCCTCCTAAGCGTCCACCAATCCAGGAAATCCATATCCCTCATCTTCGGTCACTGGCTAGCTCTCTGGCCTTACCTCTTCGAAACGGTCAACCGAACAACAGTAATCTTCTCCGGAGACACCCTTCCCGTGGAGAAACGCGTCCTTCTCATCGCAAACCACAGGACGGAGGTGGACTGGATGTATCTCTGGAACATCGCCTTGAGGAAAGGCTGCCTCGGCTACATCAAGTACGTCCTCAAGAGCAGCTTGATGAGGCTGCCTATTTTCGGATGGGGGTTTCATATCCTAGAGTTTATCCCTGTGGAGAGGAACCGTGAGGTTGATGAGCCTGTTATGCTTCAAATGCTTTCGACTTTTAAAGATCCTCGAGAACCCTTGTGGCTTGCTCTATTCCCCGAAGGAACAGACTTCAC CGACGAGAAGTGCAAGAGAAGCCAAAAGTTTGCAGCTGAGGCTGGTCTTCCAGCACTATCTAACGTACTTTTACCAAAGACAAAGGGCTTTAGCGTTTGCTTTGAAGCTCTACATAACTCTTTGGATGCAG TATATGATCTGACTATCGCATACAAGCCTCGCTGCCCATCTTTCATGGACAATGTATTCGGTACTGAACCTTCAGAAGTTCATATCCACGTTCGGAGAGTTCTAGCTAAGGAGATTCCAGCAAACGATGCAGAGTCTTCTGCTTGGTTAATGGATTCGTTTCAGTTAAAGGACAAACTCTTATCCGGTTTCAATGCTCAGGGTCAGTTCCCAAATCAAAGacaaggaggaggagaagaactCTCTATCTTGAAATGCGTTGCCACTTTTGGAGTGGTGATATCTTTGACAGGGCTGTTTATTTATCTGACCTTGTATTCACATAGCTGTTTCAAAGCCTATGTTGGTCTGAGCTTTACGTATTTATCTTTTGCTACTTATTACAAGTTCCGACCTTCACCACTTGCTGGCTGTTGTAGAGGAGATTCTTCTAGTAAAGAAGGAAAAGAACACTAA
- the LOC108814795 gene encoding pathogenesis-related protein 5-like, whose product MARFSSFHILFFMFITGGVAVSATVFTLKNSCPYTVWPGTFAGKGSTLGEGGFQLDPGASVQLTLTNEPGWSGRFWGRTGCNFDSSGHGSCATGACGNSLKCTVTGATPSTLAEFTIQGDSGKDFYDLSLVDGYNVKMGIQPQGGSGDCKYTGCVADLNAVCPDQLRVIDGGNVVACKSACAAFKTDEFCCKGAHSTPQTCSPTDYSRKFKDACPTAYSYAYDDASSTFTCAGANYLITFCP is encoded by the exons atggcaAGATTCTCCAGCTTTCACATTCTCTTCTTCATGTTCATCACag GCGGAGTTGCTGTTTCCGCCACCGTCTTCACACTGAAAAACAGCTGTCCTTACACCGTCTGGCCGGGAACTTTCGCCGGAAAGGGAAGCACCCTCGGCGAAGGCGGGTTTCAATTGGATCCAGGCGCTTCCGTGCAGCTCACGCTTACAAACGAACCAGGATGGTCAGGCCGGTTCTGGGGTCGTACGGGATGCAACTTCGACTCGTCGGGCCACGGCAGCTGCGCCACAGGAGCCTGCGGCAACTCCCTAAAATGCACCGTCACCGGAGCCACTCCCTCAACTCTGGCTGAGTTCACAATCCAAGGCGACTCCGGCAAAGATTTCTACGACCTGAGCCTCGTCGACGGTTACAACGTCAAGATGGGGATCCAACCCCAAGGAGGATCCGGAGACTGCAAGTACACGGGCTGCGTCGCCGACCTCAACGCGGTTTGTCCTGACCAGCTTCGCGTCATCGACGGTGGGAACGTTGTGGCGTGTAAAAGCGCGTGCGCGGCGTTCAAAACGGATGAGTTTTGCTGCAAGGGAGCTCACTCCACGCCGCAGACTTGCTCTCCCACGGATTACTCGAGGAAGTTCAAGGACGCTTGCCCTACTGCTTACAGCTACGCTTATGACGACGCCTCGAGTACCTTCACTTGTGCTGGAGCTAACTACTTGATCACTTTCTGCCCCTGA